Proteins encoded in a region of the Osmerus mordax isolate fOsmMor3 chromosome 17, fOsmMor3.pri, whole genome shotgun sequence genome:
- the LOC136959881 gene encoding E3 ubiquitin-protein ligase TRIM39-like — protein MASCSSLLSEDQFQCSICLDVFTEPVTIPCGHNYCKACITRHWDNNDVCQCPLCQKNFVRKPDIFVNTMFRDVVEKFRMNVRVKYESHSKPGDVSCDVCTGRKLKAKKSCPVCQTSYCETHLEPHQRVAALKKHKLIDPVENLEDRMCQKHERPLELFCRTDQTCVCLMCVTTDHQTHDTVSLEEEYSKRKATMHEILVEMNTMIQIRSREVEKIKRSVETSKRDALEEISDSIEVFTALVRAIEKSRAELIEMIEEKQKAAEKQADESIKDLEQEITELKRRSTELNKFSHSDDHLHLLQSIPSLSTPQMKDYPEVSVDGDLYKGALGRTISQLKDALNKEMENIPIVKLKRIQQYAVAVTLDPDTAHPKLCLSEDGKQVTHADLWNNLPDSPERFNRTLGVLGMQDLSAGRSYYEVEVKGKIIWDLGVASKSINRKWTVRLVDRPEDGYWTLSLRNGNEYTVNAAPGVLLSLRQKPQKVGVFVDYERGLVSFYDVEARSHIYSYTGCTFKGKLYPYFSPSSNHGGKNAAPLIISL, from the coding sequence ATGGCTTCATGCAGCAGTCTCCTGTCTGAAGATCAGTTCCAGTGTTCTAtctgtctggatgtgttcaCAGAACCTGTCACTATTCCATGCGGACACAATTACTGTAAGGCCTGCATCACAAGGCACTGGGATAACAAcgatgtgtgtcagtgtccacTGTGTCAGAAGAACTTCGTCAGAAAACCTGACATCTTTGTGAACACAATGTTCAGAGATGTTGTCGAGAAATTTAGGATGAATGTCCGAGTTAAATACGAGTCACATTCCAAACCTGGGGATGTGTCCTGTGACGTCTGCACTGGGAGGAAACTCAAGGCCAAGaagtcctgtcctgtctgtcagacCTCTTACTGTGAGACTCACCTGGAGCCTCATCAGAGAGTTGCAGCCTTGAAGAAACACAAGCTGATCGACCCtgtggagaacctggaggacaggatgtgtCAGAAGCATGAGAGACCCCTGGAACTGTTCTGCAGGACTgaccagacgtgtgtgtgtctcatgtgCGTCACCACAGACCACCAGACGCATGATACTGTTTCTCTAGAGGAGGAATATAGCAAAAGGAAAGCAACGATGCACGAGATACTGGTCGAAATGAATACGATGATACAGATACGATCTAGGGAGGTTGAGAAGATCAAACGCTCAGTAGAGACCAGCAAGAGAGATGCACTTGAAGAGATATCAGACAGCATTGAGGTCTTCACTGCTCTGGTCCGGGCCATTGAGAAAAGCCGGGCTGAGCTCATTGAGAtgattgaggagaagcagaaagcagcagagaaacaggcagatGAGTCCATCAAAGATCTGGAGCAGGAGATCACtgagctgaagaggagaagcaCCGAGCTGAACAAATTCTCACACAGTGAcgaccacctccacctgctccagagcatccCATCCTTGAGCACCCCACAAATGAAAGATTATCCTGAGGTCAGTGTTGATGGGGATCTGTACAAGGGGGCATTGGGAAGAACCATCTCTCAGCTAAAAGACGCACTcaataaagagatggagaataTCCCTATAGTCAAGCTGAAGAGGATTCAGCAGTATGCAGTGGCTGTGACTCTGGACCCTGATACAGCACATCCCAAACTCTGCCTGTCTGAGGATGGGAAACAAGTGACACATGCAGACCTCTGGAACAATCTTCCTGACAGCCCAGAGAGATTTAACCGGACTCTCGGGGTCCTGGGGATGCAGGACCTCTCAGCCGGGAGGTCCTACTATGAGGTTGAGGTTAAAGGGAAGATTATTTGGGATTTAGGAGTGGCCAGCAAGTCCATCAACAGAAAGTGGACAGTCAGACTTGTGGATAGACCTGAGGACGGATACTGGACTCTGTCTTTGAGGAATGGCAATGAGTACACAGTTAATGCTGCCCCtggtgtcctcctctccctgagacagaagccccagaaggtgggggtgtttgtggactATGAGAGAGGTCTGGTCTCCTTTTATGACGTGGAGGCCAGGTCTCATATCTACTCTTACACTGGCTGCACCTTCAAAGGGAAGTTGTATCCATATTTCAGCCCTAGCTCCAATCATGGTGGCAAAAATGCAGCTCCTCTGATCATATCCCTGTAA